In Temnothorax longispinosus isolate EJ_2023e chromosome 10, Tlon_JGU_v1, whole genome shotgun sequence, a single window of DNA contains:
- the Atms gene encoding RNA polymerase II-associated factor 1 homolog, producing the protein MAPTIQTNSNQADRDKRAARPAEKRSELICRVKYCNTLPDIPFDPKFITYPFEPTRFIQYNPTSLERNYKYEVLTEHDLGVEIDLINKDTYAGDLNAQLDPADEKLLEEDVLTPQDSKRSRHHARSVSWLRRTEYISTESTRFQPQTADKVEAKVGYSIKKNFKEETLYMDRDSQIKAIEKTFEDNKKPIERHYSKPNVVPTEILPVYPDFKLWKYPCAQVIFDSDPAPTGRSVPAQIEEMSQAMIRGVMDESGEQFVAYFLPLEETLEKRRRDLTAGIAYADEEEYEYKMAREYNWNVKSKASKGYEENYFLVMRQDGVYYNELETRVRLSKRRQKVGQQPNNTRLIVRHRPLNANEFRMQRYREKQLEPPGEEDEDEEEEEEEQEQEQEQETTQQEEKTDRKDTAVKGSEAENEGDSRASSRASSRASSRVSSRASSRKSRSRSRSRSNADSRSRSRSRSKSRSKSRSRSRSRSRSSARSRSRSRSPSKSKSPSRSRSRSPSNARSNARSRSGSPHARNTSRSRSNARSRSRSGTPAKSPSRSRSNSRSKSRSRSRSRSGTGSGSGSASASGESGSESE; encoded by the exons ATGGCACCTACCATACAAACCAACAGCAATCAAGCTGACAGGGACAAACGCGCGGCCAGACCAGCGGAGAAACG GTCCGAGCTCATATGCAGAGTTAAATATTGCAACACTCTGCCAGATATTCCGTTTGACCCGAAATTTATAACGTATCCCTTCGAACCGACCAG GTTTATTCAGTATAATCCGACTTCATTAGAGCGCAACTACAAGTATGAAGTACTGACGGAACACGATTTAGGTGTAGAGATCgatttgataaataaagacACGTATGCGGGTGATCTGAATGCTCAATTAGATCCAGCGGATGAAAAGTTGCTGGAGGAAGACGTTCTTACGCCACAGGACTCTAAACGGTCCCGACATCATGCCAGGAGTGTTTCTTGGTTACGACGTACAGAATATATTTCCACAGAAAGTACCAGATTCCAGCCGCAAACGGCAGACAAGGTTGAAGCTAAAGTTGGTTACAGTATCAAGAAGAACTTCAAG GAGGAAACGTTGTACATGGATCGCGATAGTCAAATAAAAGCTATAGAAAAGACCTTCGAAGACAATAAAAAGCCAATTGAAAGACACTACAGCAAACCGAACGTAGTACCTACAGAAATATTACCAGTATATCCAGACTTTAAG ctGTGGAAATATCCATGTGCGCAAGTCATATTTGATTCTGATCCTGCGCCAACTGGTCGATCTGTACCCGCGCAGATCGAAGAAATGTCGCAAGCTATGATACG AGGTGTAATGGACGAGAGCGGTGAGCAATTCGTAGCTTACTTTTTGCCGTTGGAAGAAACGTTGGAGAAGCGCCGACGGGACTTGACTGCTGGTATCGCGTACGCCGATGAGGAAGAATACGAATACAAAATGGCGAGAGAATACAATTGGAACGTGAAGAGCAAAGCTTCCAAGGGATACGAGGAGAATTATTTCCTTGTGATGAGACAAGACGGG GTTTACTACAATGAACTGGAGACGCGCGTGCGACTGAGCAAACGGCGCCAGAAGGTCGGACAGCAGCCAAACAACACGCGCCTGATAGTGCGTCATAGACCGCTGAACGCCAACGAATTCAGAATGCAGAGATATCGAGAGAAACAATTGGAGCCGCCAGGAGAGGAAGACGAGgacgaagaggaggaagaggaggagcaGGAGCAGGAGCAGGAGCAGGAGACTACTCAACAAGAGGAAAAGACAGACCGAAAAGATACGGCGGTTAAAG GTTCCGAAGCAGAGAACGAGGGAGACTCTCGTGCCTCGTCGAGAGCGTCCTCGCGGGCGTCCTCGCGGGTATCGTCGCGAGCATCCAGCAGAAAATCACGATCCCGCTCGCGGTCTCGTTCCAACGCCGACTCGAGATCAAGATCGAGATCGAGATCAAAGTCAAGATCCAAATCGAGGTCGAGGTCGAGGTCGAGGTCGAGGTCGAGCGCGCGTTCGCGGTCACGCTCACGTTCACCATCCAAATCTAAATCACCGTCTCGATCACGCTCGCGTTCGCCGTCTAACGCGCGCAGTAACGCACGATCTCGGTCCGGCAGTCCTCACGCGAGGAACACATCGAGATCCAGATCGAACGCGAGATCGAGATCGCGCTCGGGAACGCCCGCGAAGTCACCGTCGAGATCTCGGTCGAACTCGCGGTCCAAGTCCAGGTCACGGTCAAGATCGAGATCCGGTACTGGTAGCGGTAGCGGGTCCGCTAGCGCGAGCGGCGAAAGCGGCTCCGAGAGCGAGTGA